A single window of Pyrus communis chromosome 10, drPyrComm1.1, whole genome shotgun sequence DNA harbors:
- the LOC137747484 gene encoding GATA transcription factor 5-like, which translates to MECVEAALKTSIRKEMAVKVNGPQAVVFDDFLWGSAVVNGQNACDDFSVDDLLDLSNENGFFETEGEEEDDKEKVKDFVSLSPQKQNQETEKPNLSEKNEPASELSVPADDLVNLEWLSHFVEDSFSEFATALPAGFVPENPKSEKRPDPETAIPEKPCFKTPVPAKARSKRTRTGGRVWSLGSPSLTESSSSSSSSSSSSPSNPWLIYPATQNQEPGEPVLSVEKPPKKPKRRLVDGSSSQPPRRCSHCGVQKTPQWRTGPNGAKTLCNACGVRYKSGRLLPEYRPACSPTFSSELHSNHHRKVLEMRRKKEGPGTPEPGLTRPPVVPSF; encoded by the exons ATGGAATGCGTGGAAGCGGCTCTGAAGACGAGTATTAGGAAGGAGATGGCCGTGAAGGTGAACGGCCCGCAGGCGGTGGTTTTTGACGACTTCTTGTGGGGCAGCGCCGTCGTCAACGGCCAAAACGCTTGCGACGATTTCTCAGTCGACGACCTTCTCGACTTGTCGAACGAAAACGGGTTCTTTGAAACGGAgggcgaggaagaagacgataAGGAAAAAGTCAAGGACTttgtctctctttctccccAGAAGCAGAACCAGGAGACGGAAAAGCCCAATTTGTCGGAAAAAAATGAACCGGCGAGCGAACTCAGCGTTCCG GCGGACGACTTGGTGAACCTCGAATGGTTGTCTCATTTCGTCGAGGATTCCTTCTCGGAATTCGCGACGGCCCTTCCGGCCGGGTTCGTGCCAGAGAATCCCAAGTCCGAGAAGAGACCCGACCCGGAAACCGCTATCCCGGAAAAGCCTTGTTTCAAGACTCCGGTTCCGGCTAAGGCTAGAAGCAAGCGGACCAGGACCGGCGGCCGGGTCTGGTCACTTGGCTCGCCGTCGCTTACGGAGTCCTCGAGTTCGAGTTCGTCGTCGTCTTCCTCCTCTCCTTCGAACCCCTGGCTCATTTATCCCGCCACCCAGAACCAGGAACCGGGTGAACCGGTCTTGTCCGTGGAGAAGCCACCGAAGAAGCCGAAGAGACGACTGGTGGACGGAAGTTCGAGCCAGCCGCCGCGGCGGTGCAGCCATTGTGGGGTCCAAAAAACCCCTCAGTGGAGAACCGGCCCAAACGGAGCCAAGACCCTCTGTAACGCATGCGGGGTCCGGTACAAGTCGGGCCGGCTCTTGCCGGAGTACCGTCCCGCATGCAGCCCGACGTTTTCGAGCGAGTTGCACTCCAACCACCACCGCAAAGTTCTAGAGATGCGGCGGAAGAAGGAAGGCCCGGGCACCCCCGAACCCGGTTTGACCAGACCTCCGGTGGTGCCTAGTTTTTGA